Proteins co-encoded in one Candidatus Thiodictyon syntrophicum genomic window:
- a CDS encoding oligosaccharide flippase family protein produces MLAVTTRQRLMGGALWSVIADALTRATAFAVTVLLARLLGVSDYGRLGLLQTTLQAFSVFATLGLGLTSTRFIACYKVGEPQRAGRVALLALLIGVSFSALATLALWVSAGPLAAIFLELPELALHLRLIAPALVFIGLGGICRAILQGLETFRVIAWLELTVGLCSLTLLVPLVRHLGLTGAVLALVATEVLRALLYASLTARALTRAKIPMGLRGCRGELRVLWRFSLPTALAHALHIPVLWICQSVIAHQPNGTAALGAFFAAQRWLTLVTSLPLAASAAFLPLLSQRANRLGARLTWQLAAIQFSVTIIPAVAVFAAIPSLMPLFGKGFANADANDAVRVLMLLAPGLVVSGVIWQDLVGRGIAWTLLSTTTLWALTMYLTTWLLRDAGALALACAMLAGYGVQLLANTLIVLILQWSSSTAFRSVRNDKLL; encoded by the coding sequence GTGCTCGCTGTCACCACTCGTCAACGCCTGATGGGCGGGGCATTGTGGTCGGTCATTGCGGACGCGCTGACCCGCGCAACCGCGTTCGCGGTCACGGTGCTGCTGGCTCGCTTGCTGGGAGTATCCGATTATGGCCGGCTCGGGCTATTGCAGACCACGCTGCAGGCCTTCTCGGTGTTTGCGACGCTCGGCCTTGGCTTGACGAGCACCCGGTTTATTGCATGCTACAAGGTGGGTGAGCCGCAGCGCGCCGGGCGGGTCGCCTTGCTGGCACTGCTCATCGGGGTCAGCTTCTCGGCGTTGGCCACGCTTGCACTGTGGGTGAGCGCGGGGCCGCTGGCGGCGATCTTTCTTGAACTCCCCGAACTTGCGTTGCACCTGCGTCTCATCGCCCCGGCCTTGGTGTTCATCGGACTCGGCGGCATCTGCCGGGCTATACTGCAAGGTCTTGAAACATTCCGGGTGATTGCCTGGCTTGAGCTGACTGTCGGGCTCTGTTCGCTGACGCTGTTGGTGCCGCTCGTGCGCCATCTCGGGCTCACGGGGGCGGTGCTGGCCTTGGTAGCGACCGAAGTCCTGCGTGCGCTGCTCTACGCATCGCTGACCGCTCGCGCGCTTACACGCGCCAAGATTCCCATGGGGTTGCGCGGCTGTCGCGGCGAGTTGAGAGTCCTGTGGCGCTTTAGTCTCCCCACCGCCCTGGCGCACGCCTTGCATATTCCCGTGCTCTGGATCTGCCAATCGGTGATCGCGCATCAGCCTAACGGCACGGCGGCGCTCGGCGCCTTTTTTGCTGCGCAACGCTGGCTAACCCTGGTCACGTCGCTCCCGCTTGCGGCCTCGGCCGCGTTTCTGCCCCTGCTCTCACAGCGGGCGAATCGCTTGGGTGCGCGTTTAACCTGGCAACTCGCCGCGATTCAATTCTCGGTGACCATCATCCCGGCGGTTGCCGTGTTCGCTGCCATCCCCTCGTTGATGCCGTTGTTCGGCAAGGGCTTCGCCAACGCCGACGCCAACGACGCGGTTCGGGTCTTGATGCTCTTGGCCCCCGGGTTGGTCGTCTCGGGGGTAATATGGCAGGATCTGGTGGGGCGCGGAATCGCTTGGACACTGCTCTCGACCACTACACTCTGGGCGCTAACGATGTATCTGACCACTTGGCTTCTGCGAGATGCCGGTGCACTGGCGTTGGCTTGCGCGATGCTCGCCGGCTACGGCGTGCAGTTACTTGCCAATACACTGATTGTATTGATATTGCAATGGTCGTCGTCGACCGCCTTCCGATCCGTGAGGAACGACAAGCTCCTATGA
- a CDS encoding class I SAM-dependent methyltransferase produces the protein MKTRRQVFTTIYRENSWGSDESVSGTGSTLEYTKNLRARLPALFTSLRVHRLLDAPCGDYHWCQFVDRGAEVDYLGIDVVEALITTNQQRYGNVGTAFRCLDIVSDPLPSADLWLCRDLLCHLCDRDIGSLLANLERSDIRYLLTTSHAECTRNRDTHNGGFRALNLRLAPFFFPEPIFWIDDWIEGFPVRKLGLWEVSALTAALASNPLVRNGARRSLRVRRR, from the coding sequence TTGAAGACCAGACGACAGGTCTTCACGACGATCTACCGCGAGAATTCCTGGGGCAGTGACGAGTCGGTGTCCGGCACCGGTTCAACCCTTGAGTATACCAAGAATCTGCGCGCGCGCTTGCCCGCGCTGTTCACGTCACTCAGGGTCCACCGATTGCTCGATGCGCCTTGCGGTGATTACCATTGGTGCCAATTTGTTGACCGTGGAGCGGAGGTCGACTATCTTGGCATCGACGTGGTCGAGGCCTTGATCACGACCAATCAGCAGCGCTACGGTAATGTCGGCACAGCGTTTCGATGTCTAGACATCGTCTCCGACCCCTTGCCGAGCGCCGATCTATGGCTCTGCCGTGACCTGCTATGCCACCTCTGCGACCGTGACATTGGCAGCCTCCTTGCCAATCTTGAGCGCAGCGATATTCGCTATCTGCTGACAACGTCTCACGCTGAGTGTACGCGCAACCGGGATACACACAACGGTGGCTTTCGTGCCCTTAACCTGCGCTTGGCCCCGTTTTTTTTTCCGGAACCCATCTTCTGGATCGACGACTGGATTGAGGGCTTTCCTGTGCGCAAGTTGGGTTTGTGGGAGGTGTCGGCGCTCACCGCGGCCCTGGCGTCGAATCCGCTAGTACGCAACGGCGCCCGCCGCAGCCTGCGAGTGCGACGCCGCTGA
- a CDS encoding FkbM family methyltransferase yields MNTPPATLRRPAVGVIPLWRTLAFLASHPLNRGHIVRAFSRYLRWQLAIRLLPGAAVVPFVGSSKLLVRRGMTGATGNIYAGLHEPQDMAFAALCLRPGDVFVDVGANVGAYTVLVTTFARAVAIAIEPNPQAMATLKMNLCLNRIVDQVECHTCAVGAGEEIARMTTDLDTMNHLVTNDTHGNEHLAQIPLRSLDQILGNRSATLIKLDVEGYELPALEGATRTLGAAPLLAVVLELNGSGARYRRTDQEVHELMCARGFRPFAFGLFDRRLSPLQDWRHDVGNTLYVRDPAAVLERLASAPPLPVLHHWL; encoded by the coding sequence ATGAACACCCCGCCTGCAACGCTCCGACGTCCCGCGGTAGGTGTTATCCCGCTTTGGCGCACCCTCGCATTCCTTGCCAGCCATCCCTTGAATCGCGGACACATTGTCCGCGCATTCTCCAGATATCTGCGCTGGCAACTAGCCATCCGGCTGCTCCCCGGTGCGGCAGTAGTGCCCTTTGTCGGATCATCGAAATTACTCGTGCGCCGGGGCATGACCGGGGCCACCGGGAACATTTATGCGGGATTGCATGAACCACAGGACATGGCCTTCGCGGCCTTGTGCCTAAGACCGGGCGACGTATTCGTTGACGTGGGGGCGAACGTCGGCGCCTATACAGTGTTAGTGACGACGTTCGCTCGGGCGGTGGCTATTGCGATCGAGCCGAACCCGCAGGCGATGGCGACCCTCAAGATGAATCTCTGCTTGAACCGGATCGTCGATCAGGTTGAGTGTCACACCTGCGCCGTGGGGGCCGGCGAAGAGATCGCGCGGATGACGACCGATCTGGACACCATGAATCATCTCGTGACCAATGATACTCATGGCAATGAACACCTAGCGCAGATCCCGCTCCGCTCTCTGGATCAGATCTTGGGTAACCGCTCTGCAACGCTGATAAAGCTCGACGTTGAAGGATATGAGTTGCCGGCCCTGGAAGGGGCGACACGCACACTCGGCGCTGCGCCTCTGCTGGCCGTCGTGCTGGAACTCAACGGCAGCGGCGCACGCTATCGGCGCACGGACCAGGAGGTACATGAGCTGATGTGTGCCCGTGGGTTTCGACCGTTTGCTTTTGGGCTGTTCGATCGCCGCCTGAGTCCGCTGCAAGACTGGCGCCACGATGTCGGTAACACCCTCTATGTGCGCGATCCGGCGGCCGTTTTGGAGCGGCTCGCGTCAGCCCCGCCGTTGCCGGTTCTCCATCATTGGTTATAG
- a CDS encoding class I SAM-dependent methyltransferase, producing MTKPNARTLQGLHEALIARLPALDPMTRVLDLGCGEGAWLARLRDKGFAHLIGVDRDRVPDPLPGVEIYHIDLETVELADPLAPSAFDLITSIEVIEHIANLGRFLTLLARVLAPGGRILLTTPNTASLMTRLRLCATGRLRQFDQHGDQTHVTPIFLDPFRRLLLRHGLAITELWTYPEGAAIHGSRRLSRLTASLLGLLLPDPYPGDILCLWLKHSDEGRP from the coding sequence ATGACCAAGCCGAACGCGCGAACCCTCCAGGGTCTTCACGAGGCGTTGATCGCGAGACTACCCGCCCTCGACCCGATGACACGGGTTCTGGATCTCGGCTGCGGCGAAGGCGCTTGGCTTGCACGACTGCGAGACAAGGGCTTTGCGCACCTGATCGGCGTCGATCGTGACCGGGTCCCGGACCCGCTACCCGGGGTCGAGATTTACCATATCGACCTGGAGACCGTCGAGCTTGCGGACCCGCTCGCGCCCAGCGCCTTCGATCTGATTACCTCCATCGAGGTCATCGAGCATATTGCGAACCTCGGGCGTTTTCTTACCCTGCTGGCCAGGGTATTGGCACCGGGCGGACGCATTCTCTTGACAACGCCGAACACCGCTTCGCTGATGACACGTCTGCGTCTCTGCGCTACCGGTCGTCTGCGGCAATTTGACCAACACGGCGACCAGACCCACGTGACCCCGATTTTTCTCGATCCGTTTCGGCGTTTACTGCTACGCCACGGACTGGCGATCACCGAGCTTTGGACCTACCCCGAGGGCGCCGCGATTCACGGCAGCCGCCGGTTGTCGCGACTCACCGCAAGCCTATTGGGATTGCTGCTGCCGGACCCGTATCCGGGCGACATCCTCTGCCTCTGGCTGAAGCACAGCGACGAGGGCCGGCCATGA
- a CDS encoding glycosyltransferase family 4 protein, with protein sequence MRRYAFLTTPHLGGTYRVFQTLRGGLASRGVEVRWVAVGAQSARVLATCEHPAGADEGELIAPEVEDECEQGRRLKRHLETGQYRGVFVGALCGRVENNCIRYLDPAVARIMIVHTTSVGAYAAARTLAPYVNAIVGVSVRVRDDLVARGIGRERVFAIPNGVAVDQFNPGAPRVSERLRLLYLGRLDDSSKGVLWLPKVMRRLRTAAHLTIVGDGPDRVRLEQGLRGAAVAAHLRTAVSSHQVPGILREHDVLLAPSRYEGFGQAIVEAMACAVVPVASRIRGVTDMIVDHGRDGCLFPIGDLGAAAAAIDALALDPARREQMARAARRAAVSRFSSERMASGYWQLLARVAQGDLSTLSPPLSIDDWCFPPALCSGMRTRLPEWVKSRGRRVREWLSR encoded by the coding sequence ATGCGCCGTTACGCATTCCTGACGACGCCTCACCTCGGCGGCACCTACCGGGTCTTTCAGACCTTGCGCGGGGGCCTCGCGTCGCGCGGGGTAGAGGTCCGCTGGGTTGCGGTCGGCGCGCAGAGCGCGCGCGTCCTTGCAACCTGTGAGCACCCCGCTGGTGCCGACGAGGGCGAGTTGATTGCGCCTGAGGTCGAAGACGAATGCGAGCAGGGCCGGCGGCTTAAGCGCCATCTCGAGACTGGACAATACCGTGGGGTCTTCGTCGGAGCGCTCTGCGGTCGCGTCGAAAACAACTGCATCCGTTATCTCGACCCCGCAGTAGCGCGGATCATGATCGTCCATACCACCAGTGTCGGTGCCTATGCGGCAGCGCGCACCTTGGCCCCCTATGTGAACGCGATCGTGGGCGTATCCGTCCGCGTCCGCGACGATCTGGTCGCTCGCGGAATTGGACGCGAGCGCGTCTTTGCGATCCCTAACGGCGTCGCGGTTGATCAGTTCAACCCGGGTGCCCCGCGCGTCAGCGAGCGCCTACGCTTACTCTATCTTGGCCGCCTCGACGACAGCTCGAAAGGTGTCCTATGGTTGCCGAAGGTGATGCGTCGACTGCGCACCGCGGCACACCTGACTATTGTCGGCGATGGGCCCGACCGCGTCCGGCTCGAGCAAGGCTTGCGCGGTGCGGCCGTTGCCGCGCATCTGCGCACTGCCGTTTCCTCCCACCAAGTGCCTGGGATTCTCAGAGAGCATGACGTCCTGCTTGCTCCATCCCGTTACGAAGGTTTCGGACAGGCTATCGTGGAGGCGATGGCGTGCGCGGTGGTGCCGGTGGCCTCGCGGATACGGGGCGTGACGGATATGATCGTCGATCACGGACGCGACGGCTGTTTGTTCCCGATCGGTGACCTCGGCGCCGCGGCAGCGGCGATCGACGCGCTGGCGCTGGACCCAGCCCGCCGCGAGCAGATGGCGCGGGCGGCGCGCCGGGCGGCCGTGTCGAGATTCTCGAGCGAGCGCATGGCGTCAGGTTATTGGCAGCTGCTGGCGCGAGTGGCTCAGGGGGACCTTAGCACCCTGTCACCACCCCTGTCGATCGATGACTGGTGTTTTCCCCCCGCGCTATGCAGCGGGATGCGAACGCGGTTGCCGGAATGGGTGAAGAGCCGGGGCCGCAGGGTGCGCGAATGGCTCAGTCGCTGA
- a CDS encoding PilT/PilU family type 4a pilus ATPase: MMVRHEASDLFFTPGSPVRIKIEGIIRPIGESPASPEFCREAVLSILDADKASAFATEWEVDFAIALGDRARFRVNAFHQRGEAAMVLRYIRASIPTAAELGLPPILPKLMTHKRGIILMVGSTGSGKSTTLAAMIDARNAAAPGHILTIEDPVEFVHPHKQCIVNQREVGVDTKSYAAALKSSLREAPDVILIGEIRTRETMEAAIELAGTGHLAISTLHANNAHQALERVINMFPQELHKTLFLDLSINMRAIVSQRLVRTVSGKRSAAIEVLVNTPHIADLIRDGRVDEVSEAMQGSSEDGMKTFDDALLELFHAGTISFSEALANADSGPNLEAKINFA, translated from the coding sequence ATGATGGTCCGGCACGAGGCCTCGGACCTGTTCTTCACCCCGGGCTCGCCGGTCAGGATCAAGATCGAGGGGATCATCCGTCCGATCGGTGAGAGTCCAGCCTCACCGGAGTTTTGTCGCGAGGCGGTGCTGTCGATCCTGGACGCGGACAAGGCAAGCGCCTTCGCAACCGAGTGGGAGGTGGATTTCGCCATTGCCCTGGGGGACCGGGCGCGCTTCCGGGTCAATGCCTTCCACCAGCGCGGGGAGGCGGCCATGGTGCTGCGCTATATCCGCGCAAGCATCCCCACCGCCGCGGAGTTGGGCCTGCCGCCGATCCTGCCCAAGCTTATGACGCACAAGCGCGGGATCATCCTGATGGTCGGGTCGACCGGGTCCGGCAAGTCCACCACCCTGGCGGCGATGATCGATGCCCGCAACGCCGCCGCCCCCGGCCATATCCTCACCATCGAGGACCCGGTGGAGTTCGTCCACCCCCACAAGCAGTGCATCGTCAACCAGCGCGAGGTCGGGGTCGATACCAAGAGCTACGCCGCCGCCCTGAAGAGCTCGCTGCGCGAGGCCCCGGACGTGATCCTGATCGGAGAGATCCGCACCCGCGAGACCATGGAGGCGGCCATCGAGTTGGCCGGCACCGGGCACCTGGCCATCTCCACCCTGCATGCCAACAATGCCCACCAGGCGCTGGAGCGGGTCATCAATATGTTTCCCCAGGAGTTGCACAAGACCCTGTTCCTGGATCTCTCCATCAACATGCGCGCCATCGTCTCCCAGCGCCTGGTGCGCACCGTGAGCGGCAAGCGCTCCGCGGCCATCGAGGTGCTGGTCAACACCCCGCACATCGCCGATCTGATCCGCGACGGGCGGGTGGACGAGGTCAGTGAGGCGATGCAGGGCAGTAGCGAGGACGGCATGAAGACCTTCGACGACGCCCTGCTCGAGCTCTTTCACGCCGGGACCATCAGCTTCAGCGAGGCCCTGGCCAATGCCGACTCCGGCCCCAATCTCGAGGCCAAGATCAACTTCGCCTAG
- a CDS encoding glycosyltransferase → MRVLNLIQCTNLGGMEVASLRLMRGLMQRGHRVELLSLHPLGALAPLLAASGIAAEGLTYRGTWGWRSLGAVRAAIARHDHDALLMTGHNLIAMLALDRDPARRRVLAIHYHHLGVKPRWQWRLIYSMALARFDAITFPSDFVCTEAQAIQSGIARIAHTVRNPIDLPPLPDARDKMIARAHFRLPPGAVVIGNAGHLIARKRFDVFLDVAARVSATRDGCYFLIAGDGELRGTLEAQASRLGIGQQVVWAGRLPDLASFYSALDVLLFNSDQDALGMTPLEAMSYGVPVVASSLYGGLKEVIRERAHGILLDRHDTDALAAAVIECLRTGPDRPGHLARARVSELTPQAHTVGAIESLLSGGS, encoded by the coding sequence GTGCGTGTTCTGAACCTGATCCAGTGCACCAACCTCGGCGGCATGGAGGTCGCCTCGCTGCGCCTGATGCGGGGGTTGATGCAGCGCGGTCACAGGGTCGAGTTGCTGTCCCTCCACCCACTGGGGGCACTCGCGCCGCTGCTGGCGGCGAGCGGGATTGCCGCTGAAGGTCTGACGTATCGCGGGACCTGGGGTTGGCGCAGCCTGGGCGCAGTCAGAGCGGCCATCGCGCGACACGACCATGACGCCCTGTTGATGACTGGACACAATTTGATCGCCATGCTGGCCCTCGACCGGGATCCGGCGCGCCGTCGAGTCCTGGCGATACATTACCACCATCTCGGTGTGAAGCCACGCTGGCAGTGGCGGTTGATCTATAGCATGGCGCTGGCCAGGTTCGATGCCATCACCTTTCCGTCCGATTTCGTCTGCACGGAGGCCCAGGCGATCCAATCTGGTATTGCCCGCATCGCCCACACGGTAAGAAACCCGATCGATCTGCCGCCCCTCCCCGACGCCCGTGATAAGATGATTGCCCGGGCGCATTTTCGGCTGCCGCCGGGCGCCGTGGTCATCGGCAATGCGGGACATCTGATCGCGCGCAAGCGCTTTGATGTATTCCTGGACGTGGCGGCCCGGGTGTCTGCGACACGGGATGGCTGTTACTTCCTGATCGCCGGTGACGGCGAGTTGCGCGGCACCCTGGAGGCGCAGGCCAGCCGCCTGGGGATCGGTCAGCAAGTGGTCTGGGCCGGCCGCCTGCCGGACTTGGCGAGCTTTTATTCTGCACTGGACGTATTGTTGTTTAATTCGGACCAGGACGCCTTGGGTATGACCCCGCTCGAGGCGATGAGCTACGGGGTACCGGTAGTGGCGTCCAGTCTGTACGGAGGGCTCAAGGAGGTCATCCGTGAGCGCGCCCATGGCATCCTGCTTGACCGTCACGACACCGATGCGTTGGCCGCGGCGGTTATCGAGTGCCTGCGCACGGGGCCGGACCGGCCCGGCCATCTCGCGCGGGCAAGGGTGAGCGAATTGACCCCGCAAGCGCATACTGTCGGCGCGATCGAGTCCTTGCTGAGCGGGGGCTCTTAG
- a CDS encoding glycosyltransferase, with protein sequence MLYRALDDARPDALFVNGWSQSSAILAMAWSMSHQVPFVIASESTAADQTRVAWREGVKCLLVRRAGAAFVGGRRSAQYLRTLGLPEASIFQGYDAVDNEHFAAGAEAARRAAAQVRSALNLPGRYLLCVARLIPRKGFAMLLEAFARYRAGTTTAGLDLLFVGDGSDRPRLMQLAAALGIDAGVHFHGFQGYDRLPSYYGLAEALIVPSRSEPWGLVVNEAMASALPVLVSSACGCTDDLVRHGHNGFVIDPTNVKELTELVRFIDAQPQRVRQLGRNAHADIGAWGLDHFAAQCWGAAKAAVATGPSRPFALEVFSLESFARTRPGLL encoded by the coding sequence ATGCTGTATCGGGCGCTGGACGACGCCCGCCCCGATGCGCTATTCGTTAATGGCTGGTCGCAGAGCAGTGCCATACTGGCGATGGCCTGGTCCATGTCGCACCAGGTCCCGTTCGTCATCGCCTCGGAAAGCACGGCGGCGGATCAGACGCGGGTCGCATGGCGGGAGGGCGTGAAGTGCCTGCTGGTCCGGCGGGCCGGCGCGGCCTTCGTCGGCGGTCGACGCAGCGCTCAGTACCTCCGTACTCTGGGCCTGCCGGAGGCGAGCATATTTCAGGGCTACGATGCGGTCGATAACGAGCATTTCGCTGCCGGGGCGGAGGCGGCAAGACGCGCCGCGGCACAGGTGCGATCCGCGCTGAATCTGCCCGGGCGCTATTTGCTGTGCGTGGCCAGGCTCATCCCCCGCAAGGGGTTTGCCATGCTGCTCGAGGCATTTGCGCGCTACCGCGCCGGCACCACGACGGCAGGGCTCGACTTGCTGTTTGTCGGTGACGGGAGCGATCGGCCCCGCTTGATGCAACTGGCTGCGGCTCTTGGGATTGACGCGGGGGTGCATTTCCACGGATTCCAAGGCTACGATAGACTTCCCAGCTATTATGGACTCGCTGAGGCACTCATTGTTCCCAGCCGGTCAGAGCCTTGGGGATTGGTCGTCAACGAGGCCATGGCAAGCGCCCTCCCGGTCTTGGTCTCCAGCGCCTGTGGATGCACCGATGATCTGGTGCGACACGGCCACAACGGCTTCGTCATCGATCCTACGAATGTCAAGGAGCTGACAGAACTCGTGCGGTTCATCGACGCACAACCGCAGCGGGTCCGTCAGCTGGGACGCAATGCCCACGCGGACATCGGTGCCTGGGGTCTCGACCATTTCGCCGCTCAGTGTTGGGGCGCAGCGAAGGCGGCGGTCGCGACCGGCCCAAGCCGCCCCTTCGCGTTGGAGGTTTTTTCCCTGGAGTCCTTCGCGCGCACGCGCCCGGGGTTGCTGTGA
- a CDS encoding PilT/PilU family type 4a pilus ATPase translates to MDRQEATKFMLDCLRTMLARNGSDLFITADFPPACKIDGRMTPLSDRTLSSVQTSVLVRAIMNDRQVRDYEAHKECNFAISPQGIGRFRVNAFIQQGLSGAVLRTITSSIPELDDLNLPPVLKDLIMTKRGLILVVGGTGSGKSTSLAAMIGHRNKNSYGHIITIEDPVEYVHPHRNCLITQREVGVDTESWDAALMNTLRQAPDVILIGEIRARETMEHAINFAETGHLCLSTLHANSANQALDRIINLFPEERRVQLLMDLSLNLKAVISQRLLPCSSGGRIAAIEIMINSPLIQDLIFKGDVHGIKAIMKKSRELGMQTFDMALFALYEAGKISYEDALRSADSMNELRLAIKLEGHEAQGRDMFADVEGYSIVKDGEDLIPDVPLFGAPPPRPAPPSGATSETSGGVPFGQPETSTGLAVETTGPALVYQAGVRKERSN, encoded by the coding sequence ATGGACCGCCAAGAAGCCACCAAATTCATGCTCGACTGCCTGCGGACCATGCTGGCCCGCAACGGCTCCGACCTCTTCATCACCGCGGACTTCCCGCCCGCCTGCAAGATCGACGGGCGCATGACACCGCTCAGCGATCGCACCCTGAGCAGTGTGCAGACCAGTGTCCTGGTGCGTGCCATCATGAACGACCGCCAGGTGCGCGATTACGAGGCCCACAAGGAGTGTAATTTCGCCATCAGCCCCCAGGGTATCGGGCGCTTCCGCGTCAACGCCTTCATCCAGCAGGGGCTTTCTGGTGCGGTGCTGCGCACCATCACGAGCAGCATCCCGGAGCTGGACGATCTGAATCTCCCGCCGGTGCTCAAGGACCTGATCATGACCAAACGGGGCCTGATCCTGGTGGTCGGTGGCACCGGTTCGGGTAAGTCGACCTCGCTCGCGGCCATGATCGGGCACCGCAACAAGAACAGCTACGGCCACATCATCACCATCGAGGACCCGGTGGAGTATGTCCATCCGCACCGCAACTGCCTGATCACGCAGCGCGAGGTGGGGGTCGACACCGAGAGCTGGGACGCCGCCCTGATGAACACCCTGCGCCAGGCCCCAGACGTGATCCTGATCGGGGAGATCCGCGCCCGCGAAACCATGGAGCACGCCATCAACTTTGCCGAGACCGGCCACCTGTGTCTGTCCACCCTGCACGCCAACAGCGCCAACCAGGCCCTGGACCGCATCATCAATCTGTTCCCCGAGGAGCGCCGGGTGCAACTGCTGATGGACCTGTCCCTGAACCTCAAGGCGGTCATCTCCCAGCGGCTCCTGCCCTGCAGCAGCGGCGGGCGCATCGCCGCGATCGAGATCATGATCAACTCGCCCCTGATCCAGGACCTGATTTTCAAGGGTGATGTGCACGGCATCAAGGCCATCATGAAGAAGTCCCGGGAACTGGGGATGCAGACCTTCGACATGGCCCTGTTCGCGCTCTATGAGGCCGGCAAGATCAGCTATGAGGACGCGCTGCGCAGCGCCGATTCAATGAACGAACTGCGCCTCGCCATTAAACTTGAGGGTCACGAGGCCCAGGGTCGGGATATGTTCGCCGACGTGGAAGGCTATTCGATCGTGAAGGACGGCGAGGATCTGATCCCCGACGTTCCCCTCTTTGGCGCCCCGCCCCCCAGGCCGGCGCCGCCGTCGGGCGCAACGAGCGAGACGAGCGGCGGCGTGCCCTTCGGCCAGCCCGAGACCAGCACCGGCCTGGCCGTGGAGACGACCGGTCCGGCGTTGGTCTACCAGGCGGGGGTCCGCAAAGAGCGGAGCAACTGA
- a CDS encoding glycosyltransferase family 4 protein, with the protein MAQSLTQGPVGTKPRPALDGSATTASAAAVSVAQIGARMHYAVPILLHQAGRLERLYTDICAVKGWPKLVRTLTKDRGPAALQRLAGRVPDGIPPRRIVSFSTFGLRYHARTAAAASTAALIEAYVWGAQQFCRRVVRCGLHPAAATYTFNGAGLEIMAAAREQGLVAIMEQTSAPLSVAWQLINQQRELFPQWEGPPIGAEAIAAMVARETAEWALADRVLCGSQFVVEGVRQVGGPVERCTVVPYGIGTAFNVDRPPHSGPLRVLTVGSVGIAKGSPQVLEAARLIGRGAAFRMIGALRIGAVIEQEIRRYVDLRGAVPRAAIAPHYAWADVFVLPSLCEGSATVTYEALAAGLPVICTANTGAVVTDGVDGFIVRAADPHAITAALQSLIRNRELLHVMSKAARLTARRYSLDAYGRRLMAATA; encoded by the coding sequence ATGGCTCAGTCGCTGACCCAAGGGCCAGTCGGCACCAAGCCTAGGCCGGCGCTGGACGGATCGGCGACGACGGCGAGCGCGGCCGCCGTATCGGTCGCGCAGATTGGCGCCCGCATGCACTATGCCGTTCCGATACTGCTGCATCAGGCGGGGAGACTGGAGCGCCTGTATACCGATATCTGTGCAGTGAAAGGCTGGCCCAAACTGGTCCGCACCCTGACGAAAGACCGCGGCCCCGCCGCGTTGCAACGACTGGCCGGAAGGGTCCCCGATGGCATTCCCCCACGCAGGATTGTGTCATTTTCCACGTTCGGCTTGCGCTATCACGCCCGCACCGCGGCCGCGGCGTCGACCGCAGCCCTGATCGAAGCCTATGTCTGGGGTGCTCAGCAATTCTGTCGGCGCGTCGTGCGTTGCGGTCTGCACCCGGCCGCGGCTACCTATACGTTCAATGGCGCGGGCCTCGAGATAATGGCGGCGGCACGCGAGCAGGGGCTGGTGGCCATCATGGAGCAGACCAGTGCCCCGCTGAGCGTCGCCTGGCAACTCATTAACCAACAGCGCGAGCTGTTCCCGCAGTGGGAGGGGCCGCCGATCGGGGCCGAAGCAATCGCTGCTATGGTTGCACGCGAAACCGCGGAATGGGCGCTGGCGGATCGAGTTTTGTGCGGTTCGCAGTTCGTCGTGGAGGGCGTGAGGCAGGTCGGAGGACCGGTCGAACGGTGTACAGTCGTTCCCTATGGGATTGGGACTGCGTTCAACGTCGACCGCCCGCCGCATAGCGGTCCCTTGCGCGTGTTGACCGTCGGTTCAGTAGGGATCGCAAAGGGCTCGCCGCAGGTCCTGGAGGCGGCGCGCCTCATCGGCCGCGGCGCAGCCTTCCGCATGATCGGCGCCCTGCGGATTGGGGCCGTGATCGAACAAGAGATCCGCAGGTACGTCGATCTCCGGGGGGCCGTGCCGCGCGCGGCTATCGCACCGCACTACGCGTGGGCCGATGTCTTCGTACTGCCATCTTTGTGTGAAGGCTCAGCGACGGTGACCTACGAGGCACTGGCGGCCGGCTTGCCGGTCATTTGTACCGCCAACACCGGAGCCGTGGTGACCGATGGCGTGGACGGCTTCATCGTGCGAGCCGCGGACCCCCACGCGATCACCGCGGCACTCCAATCCTTGATCCGGAACCGGGAGTTACTGCACGTTATGTCCAAGGCAGCGCGCCTGACGGCACGGCGCTATAGCTTGGACGCTTATGGCAGGCGACTGATGGCGGCGACAGCGTGA